In the genome of Entelurus aequoreus isolate RoL-2023_Sb linkage group LG15, RoL_Eaeq_v1.1, whole genome shotgun sequence, one region contains:
- the LOC133630348 gene encoding uncharacterized protein LOC133630348 isoform X3, with protein MYELSKWKQLPHQWPVQNVLGPHPQQMMRAPSGMMMTPGTPQMVPVGFMNGEILFEQVHPLMSAAPPQNLFTSINARKTEHVRERPYIKKPPNAFMLFANKYREIVTMQLEKRDSASVHVALGKMWKLLPQADRDKYYEEADAQKRRHAQQYPRWSTCENYGKRRKRRKSKLPSSVSRDTPDSEHVSSMSMCLPPVQTGMMASEELDSSSATTGADTPETMQYNSQSLSALSSDESEDAATEENFTQLPCVENDIPVAPDGPTQGETLENDHALNLLDCMLLSPASQIELQSVGDGFQLFLEHFEPETVAVHTETDESRKPLSLEESQQLIIKLFDNPSLTGNIMVGTQQGHEIKASSSKPLSKYIQLPSTAERGNSSQTMAIGTLKQEVEVQITMGHLEIPTSVAVDVKDEPQLPLTIQSQKITQVAIAHVVHNHMLEAEPPSLQSRDKALQLPSENDLNSSAGHLWSFKEEALALHSQKMRVSLQSLSKENLSGQLPHFECLSSAEYSREEDLLQCLSFGDELQLSPDFNAGRS; from the exons ATGTATGAACTCTCAAAATGGAAG CAACTGCCGCATCAATGGCCCGTGCAAAACGTCCTAGGACCACACCCTCAGCAAATG ATGAGGGCCCCGTCAGGAATGATGATGACGCCTGGGACCCCTCAAATGGTTCCTGTTGGATTCAT GAATGGAGAAATTTTGTTTGAGCAGGTACACCCCTTAATGTCTGCAGCACCTCCCCAAAACCTCTTCACGTCAAT TAATGCAAGGAAGACTGAACACGTGCGGGAGCGACCGTATATTAAGAAGCCGCCAAATGCTTTTATGTTGTTTGCAAATAAGTACAGAGAAATAGTCACCATGCAACTGGAAAAGAGAGACAGCGCATCTGTTCATGTGGCCCTTGGTAAAATG TGGAAGTTGCTCCCGCAGGCAGACAGGGACAAATATTATGAGGAAGCCGATGCTCAGAAGCGACGTCACGCACAACAGTATCCTCGCTGGTCCACCTGTGAAAACTAC GGGAAACGCAGGAAGCGGCGGAAAAGTAAACTTCCATCCAGTGTTTCAA GGGATACACCCGACTCAGAACATGTAAGTAGTATGAGTATGTGTCTTCCTCCAGTCCAGACAGGCATGATGGCATCGGAAGAATTAGACTCTTCTTCAGCCACGACTGGTGCAGACACTCCAGAGACCATGCAGTACAACTCCCAGTCTCTTTCTGCCCTGAGTTCTGACGAGTCTGAGGATGCAGCCACTGAGGAGAACTTTACACAGCTGCCATGTGTCGAGAATGACATTCCGGTGGCTCCTGATGGACCGACGCAGGGAGAAACTCTTGAAAATGACCATGCACTCAATCTCCTCGATTGTATGCTTCTGTCTCCTGCGTCTCAGATTGAGCTCCAGAGTGTCGGGGATGGGTTCCAATTGTTCCTGGAACATTTTGAGCCAGAGACTGTCGCAGTACATACAGAGACTGATGAATCCAGAAAGCCTCTGAGTTTAGAAGAATCACAGCAGCTCATCATCAAGCTATTTGACAACCCTTCACTGACAGGGAACATCATGGTCGGGACTCAACAGGGTCACGAAATAAAAGCTAGTTCCTCCAAGCCTCTGAGCAAATACATTCAGTTACCTTCTACTGCCGAGAGAGGCAACTCCAGTCAGACAATGGCGATCGGGACCTTGAAACAAGAGGTCGAGGTCCAAATAACAATGGGACATCTTGAAATTCCCACCTCTGTGGCAGTCGATGTCAAGGATGAACCCCAGCTGCCCCTCACCATCCAGAGTCAGAAAATAACACAAGTGGCCATTGCCCACGTTGTACATAATCACATGTTAGAAGCAGAGCCGCCAAGTCTACAGAGTCGAGACAAAGCTCTCCAACTACCATCTGAGAACGATCTTAACTCCTCTGCTGGACACTTGTGGAGCTTTAAGGAAGAGGCTCTGGCTCTGCACAGCCAGAAAATGAGAGTGTCCCTTCAGTCTCTGAGTAAGGAAAACCTGTCTGGACAGTTGCCACATTTCGAGTGTCTCTCCTCTGCAGAATATTCAAGAGAGGAAGACCTCCTCCAGTGCCTCAGCTTTGGTGACGAACTGCAATTGTCTCCGGATTTTAACGCTGGAAGATCGTGA
- the LOC133630348 gene encoding uncharacterized protein LOC133630348 isoform X4, whose product MYELSKWKMRAPSGMMMTPGTPQMVPVGFMNGEILFEQVHPLMSAAPPQNLFTSINARKTEHVRERPYIKKPPNAFMLFANKYREIVTMQLEKRDSASVHVALGKMWKLLPQADRDKYYEEADAQKRRHAQQYPRWSTCENYGKRRKRRKSKLPSSVSRDTPDSEHVSSMSMCLPPVQTGMMASEELDSSSATTGADTPETMQYNSQSLSALSSDESEDAATEENFTQLPCVENDIPVAPDGPTQGETLENDHALNLLDCMLLSPASQIELQSVGDGFQLFLEHFEPETVAVHTETDESRKPLSLEESQQLIIKLFDNPSLTGNIMVGTQQGHEIKASSSKPLSKYIQLPSTAERGNSSQTMAIGTLKQEVEVQITMGHLEIPTSVAVDVKDEPQLPLTIQSQKITQVAIAHVVHNHMLEAEPPSLQSRDKALQLPSENDLNSSAGHLWSFKEEALALHSQKMRVSLQSLSKENLSGQLPHFECLSSAEYSREEDLLQCLSFGDELQLSPDFNAGRS is encoded by the exons ATGTATGAACTCTCAAAATGGAAG ATGAGGGCCCCGTCAGGAATGATGATGACGCCTGGGACCCCTCAAATGGTTCCTGTTGGATTCAT GAATGGAGAAATTTTGTTTGAGCAGGTACACCCCTTAATGTCTGCAGCACCTCCCCAAAACCTCTTCACGTCAAT TAATGCAAGGAAGACTGAACACGTGCGGGAGCGACCGTATATTAAGAAGCCGCCAAATGCTTTTATGTTGTTTGCAAATAAGTACAGAGAAATAGTCACCATGCAACTGGAAAAGAGAGACAGCGCATCTGTTCATGTGGCCCTTGGTAAAATG TGGAAGTTGCTCCCGCAGGCAGACAGGGACAAATATTATGAGGAAGCCGATGCTCAGAAGCGACGTCACGCACAACAGTATCCTCGCTGGTCCACCTGTGAAAACTAC GGGAAACGCAGGAAGCGGCGGAAAAGTAAACTTCCATCCAGTGTTTCAA GGGATACACCCGACTCAGAACATGTAAGTAGTATGAGTATGTGTCTTCCTCCAGTCCAGACAGGCATGATGGCATCGGAAGAATTAGACTCTTCTTCAGCCACGACTGGTGCAGACACTCCAGAGACCATGCAGTACAACTCCCAGTCTCTTTCTGCCCTGAGTTCTGACGAGTCTGAGGATGCAGCCACTGAGGAGAACTTTACACAGCTGCCATGTGTCGAGAATGACATTCCGGTGGCTCCTGATGGACCGACGCAGGGAGAAACTCTTGAAAATGACCATGCACTCAATCTCCTCGATTGTATGCTTCTGTCTCCTGCGTCTCAGATTGAGCTCCAGAGTGTCGGGGATGGGTTCCAATTGTTCCTGGAACATTTTGAGCCAGAGACTGTCGCAGTACATACAGAGACTGATGAATCCAGAAAGCCTCTGAGTTTAGAAGAATCACAGCAGCTCATCATCAAGCTATTTGACAACCCTTCACTGACAGGGAACATCATGGTCGGGACTCAACAGGGTCACGAAATAAAAGCTAGTTCCTCCAAGCCTCTGAGCAAATACATTCAGTTACCTTCTACTGCCGAGAGAGGCAACTCCAGTCAGACAATGGCGATCGGGACCTTGAAACAAGAGGTCGAGGTCCAAATAACAATGGGACATCTTGAAATTCCCACCTCTGTGGCAGTCGATGTCAAGGATGAACCCCAGCTGCCCCTCACCATCCAGAGTCAGAAAATAACACAAGTGGCCATTGCCCACGTTGTACATAATCACATGTTAGAAGCAGAGCCGCCAAGTCTACAGAGTCGAGACAAAGCTCTCCAACTACCATCTGAGAACGATCTTAACTCCTCTGCTGGACACTTGTGGAGCTTTAAGGAAGAGGCTCTGGCTCTGCACAGCCAGAAAATGAGAGTGTCCCTTCAGTCTCTGAGTAAGGAAAACCTGTCTGGACAGTTGCCACATTTCGAGTGTCTCTCCTCTGCAGAATATTCAAGAGAGGAAGACCTCCTCCAGTGCCTCAGCTTTGGTGACGAACTGCAATTGTCTCCGGATTTTAACGCTGGAAGATCGTGA
- the LOC133630348 gene encoding uncharacterized protein LOC133630348 isoform X6 gives MEATAASMARAKRPRTTPSANDEGPVRNDDDAWDPSNGSCWIHWKLLPQADRDKYYEEADAQKRRHAQQYPRWSTCENYGKRRKRRKSKLPSSVSRDTPDSEHVSSMSMCLPPVQTGMMASEELDSSSATTGADTPETMQYNSQSLSALSSDESEDAATEENFTQLPCVENDIPVAPDGPTQGETLENDHALNLLDCMLLSPASQIELQSVGDGFQLFLEHFEPETVAVHTETDESRKPLSLEESQQLIIKLFDNPSLTGNIMVGTQQGHEIKASSSKPLSKYIQLPSTAERGNSSQTMAIGTLKQEVEVQITMGHLEIPTSVAVDVKDEPQLPLTIQSQKITQVAIAHVVHNHMLEAEPPSLQSRDKALQLPSENDLNSSAGHLWSFKEEALALHSQKMRVSLQSLSKENLSGQLPHFECLSSAEYSREEDLLQCLSFGDELQLSPDFNAGRS, from the exons ATGGAAG CAACTGCCGCATCAATGGCCCGTGCAAAACGTCCTAGGACCACACCCTCAGCAAATG ATGAGGGCCCCGTCAGGAATGATGATGACGCCTGGGACCCCTCAAATGGTTCCTGTTGGATTCAT TGGAAGTTGCTCCCGCAGGCAGACAGGGACAAATATTATGAGGAAGCCGATGCTCAGAAGCGACGTCACGCACAACAGTATCCTCGCTGGTCCACCTGTGAAAACTAC GGGAAACGCAGGAAGCGGCGGAAAAGTAAACTTCCATCCAGTGTTTCAA GGGATACACCCGACTCAGAACATGTAAGTAGTATGAGTATGTGTCTTCCTCCAGTCCAGACAGGCATGATGGCATCGGAAGAATTAGACTCTTCTTCAGCCACGACTGGTGCAGACACTCCAGAGACCATGCAGTACAACTCCCAGTCTCTTTCTGCCCTGAGTTCTGACGAGTCTGAGGATGCAGCCACTGAGGAGAACTTTACACAGCTGCCATGTGTCGAGAATGACATTCCGGTGGCTCCTGATGGACCGACGCAGGGAGAAACTCTTGAAAATGACCATGCACTCAATCTCCTCGATTGTATGCTTCTGTCTCCTGCGTCTCAGATTGAGCTCCAGAGTGTCGGGGATGGGTTCCAATTGTTCCTGGAACATTTTGAGCCAGAGACTGTCGCAGTACATACAGAGACTGATGAATCCAGAAAGCCTCTGAGTTTAGAAGAATCACAGCAGCTCATCATCAAGCTATTTGACAACCCTTCACTGACAGGGAACATCATGGTCGGGACTCAACAGGGTCACGAAATAAAAGCTAGTTCCTCCAAGCCTCTGAGCAAATACATTCAGTTACCTTCTACTGCCGAGAGAGGCAACTCCAGTCAGACAATGGCGATCGGGACCTTGAAACAAGAGGTCGAGGTCCAAATAACAATGGGACATCTTGAAATTCCCACCTCTGTGGCAGTCGATGTCAAGGATGAACCCCAGCTGCCCCTCACCATCCAGAGTCAGAAAATAACACAAGTGGCCATTGCCCACGTTGTACATAATCACATGTTAGAAGCAGAGCCGCCAAGTCTACAGAGTCGAGACAAAGCTCTCCAACTACCATCTGAGAACGATCTTAACTCCTCTGCTGGACACTTGTGGAGCTTTAAGGAAGAGGCTCTGGCTCTGCACAGCCAGAAAATGAGAGTGTCCCTTCAGTCTCTGAGTAAGGAAAACCTGTCTGGACAGTTGCCACATTTCGAGTGTCTCTCCTCTGCAGAATATTCAAGAGAGGAAGACCTCCTCCAGTGCCTCAGCTTTGGTGACGAACTGCAATTGTCTCCGGATTTTAACGCTGGAAGATCGTGA
- the LOC133630348 gene encoding uncharacterized protein LOC133630348 isoform X5, whose protein sequence is MHPIRPDCHSRPMLPTFPLGPRFPQPTTMMNTPNMYNVPQQIRPPVHLNSHANFHNPSQQLPHQWPVQNVLGPHPQQMMRAPSGMMMTPGTPQMVPVGFIGSCSRRQTGTNIMRKPMLRSDVTHNSILAGPPVKTTKRRKSKLPSSVSIQTGMMASEELDSSSATTGADTPETMQYNSQSLSALSSDESEDAATEENFTQLPCVENDIPVAPDGPTQGETLENDHALNLLDCMLLSPASQIELQSVGDGFQLFLEHFEPETVAVHTETDESRKPLSLEESQQLIIKLFDNPSLTGNIMVGTQQGHEIKASSSKPLSKYIQLPSTAERGNSSQTMAIGTLKQEVEVQITMGHLEIPTSVAVDVKDEPQLPLTIQSQKITQVAIAHVVHNHMLEAEPPSLQSRDKALQLPSENDLNSSAGHLWSFKEEALALHSQKMRVSLQSLSKENLSGQLPHFECLSSAEYSREEDLLQCLSFGDELQLSPDFNAGRS, encoded by the exons ATGCACCCGATCAGGCCAGACTGTCATTCTCGGCCTATGCTACCCACGTTCCCTTTGGGGCCCCGCTTTCCACAGCCGACTACAATGATGAACACCCCCAACATGTACAATGTACCACAGCAAATTAGGCCGCCAGTGCACCTCAATAGTCACGCAAATTTTCACAATCCCAGCCAG CAACTGCCGCATCAATGGCCCGTGCAAAACGTCCTAGGACCACACCCTCAGCAAATG ATGAGGGCCCCGTCAGGAATGATGATGACGCCTGGGACCCCTCAAATGGTTCCTGTTGGATTCAT TGGAAGTTGCTCCCGCAGGCAGACAGGGACAAATATTATGAGGAAGCCGATGCTCAGAAGCGACGTCACGCACAACAGTATCCTCGCTGGTCCACCTGTGAAAACTAC GAAGCGGCGGAAAAGTAAACTTCCATCCAGTGTTTCAA TCCAGACAGGCATGATGGCATCGGAAGAATTAGACTCTTCTTCAGCCACGACTGGTGCAGACACTCCAGAGACCATGCAGTACAACTCCCAGTCTCTTTCTGCCCTGAGTTCTGACGAGTCTGAGGATGCAGCCACTGAGGAGAACTTTACACAGCTGCCATGTGTCGAGAATGACATTCCGGTGGCTCCTGATGGACCGACGCAGGGAGAAACTCTTGAAAATGACCATGCACTCAATCTCCTCGATTGTATGCTTCTGTCTCCTGCGTCTCAGATTGAGCTCCAGAGTGTCGGGGATGGGTTCCAATTGTTCCTGGAACATTTTGAGCCAGAGACTGTCGCAGTACATACAGAGACTGATGAATCCAGAAAGCCTCTGAGTTTAGAAGAATCACAGCAGCTCATCATCAAGCTATTTGACAACCCTTCACTGACAGGGAACATCATGGTCGGGACTCAACAGGGTCACGAAATAAAAGCTAGTTCCTCCAAGCCTCTGAGCAAATACATTCAGTTACCTTCTACTGCCGAGAGAGGCAACTCCAGTCAGACAATGGCGATCGGGACCTTGAAACAAGAGGTCGAGGTCCAAATAACAATGGGACATCTTGAAATTCCCACCTCTGTGGCAGTCGATGTCAAGGATGAACCCCAGCTGCCCCTCACCATCCAGAGTCAGAAAATAACACAAGTGGCCATTGCCCACGTTGTACATAATCACATGTTAGAAGCAGAGCCGCCAAGTCTACAGAGTCGAGACAAAGCTCTCCAACTACCATCTGAGAACGATCTTAACTCCTCTGCTGGACACTTGTGGAGCTTTAAGGAAGAGGCTCTGGCTCTGCACAGCCAGAAAATGAGAGTGTCCCTTCAGTCTCTGAGTAAGGAAAACCTGTCTGGACAGTTGCCACATTTCGAGTGTCTCTCCTCTGCAGAATATTCAAGAGAGGAAGACCTCCTCCAGTGCCTCAGCTTTGGTGACGAACTGCAATTGTCTCCGGATTTTAACGCTGGAAGATCGTGA
- the LOC133630348 gene encoding transcription factor 7-like 1-B isoform X1, protein MHPIRPDCHSRPMLPTFPLGPRFPQPTTMMNTPNMYNVPQQIRPPVHLNSHANFHNPSQQLPHQWPVQNVLGPHPQQMMRAPSGMMMTPGTPQMVPVGFMNGEILFEQVHPLMSAAPPQNLFTSINARKTEHVRERPYIKKPPNAFMLFANKYREIVTMQLEKRDSASVHVALGKMWKLLPQADRDKYYEEADAQKRRHAQQYPRWSTCENYGKRRKRRKSKLPSSVSRDTPDSEHVSSMSMCLPPVQTGMMASEELDSSSATTGADTPETMQYNSQSLSALSSDESEDAATEENFTQLPCVENDIPVAPDGPTQGETLENDHALNLLDCMLLSPASQIELQSVGDGFQLFLEHFEPETVAVHTETDESRKPLSLEESQQLIIKLFDNPSLTGNIMVGTQQGHEIKASSSKPLSKYIQLPSTAERGNSSQTMAIGTLKQEVEVQITMGHLEIPTSVAVDVKDEPQLPLTIQSQKITQVAIAHVVHNHMLEAEPPSLQSRDKALQLPSENDLNSSAGHLWSFKEEALALHSQKMRVSLQSLSKENLSGQLPHFECLSSAEYSREEDLLQCLSFGDELQLSPDFNAGRS, encoded by the exons ATGCACCCGATCAGGCCAGACTGTCATTCTCGGCCTATGCTACCCACGTTCCCTTTGGGGCCCCGCTTTCCACAGCCGACTACAATGATGAACACCCCCAACATGTACAATGTACCACAGCAAATTAGGCCGCCAGTGCACCTCAATAGTCACGCAAATTTTCACAATCCCAGCCAG CAACTGCCGCATCAATGGCCCGTGCAAAACGTCCTAGGACCACACCCTCAGCAAATG ATGAGGGCCCCGTCAGGAATGATGATGACGCCTGGGACCCCTCAAATGGTTCCTGTTGGATTCAT GAATGGAGAAATTTTGTTTGAGCAGGTACACCCCTTAATGTCTGCAGCACCTCCCCAAAACCTCTTCACGTCAAT TAATGCAAGGAAGACTGAACACGTGCGGGAGCGACCGTATATTAAGAAGCCGCCAAATGCTTTTATGTTGTTTGCAAATAAGTACAGAGAAATAGTCACCATGCAACTGGAAAAGAGAGACAGCGCATCTGTTCATGTGGCCCTTGGTAAAATG TGGAAGTTGCTCCCGCAGGCAGACAGGGACAAATATTATGAGGAAGCCGATGCTCAGAAGCGACGTCACGCACAACAGTATCCTCGCTGGTCCACCTGTGAAAACTAC GGGAAACGCAGGAAGCGGCGGAAAAGTAAACTTCCATCCAGTGTTTCAA GGGATACACCCGACTCAGAACATGTAAGTAGTATGAGTATGTGTCTTCCTCCAGTCCAGACAGGCATGATGGCATCGGAAGAATTAGACTCTTCTTCAGCCACGACTGGTGCAGACACTCCAGAGACCATGCAGTACAACTCCCAGTCTCTTTCTGCCCTGAGTTCTGACGAGTCTGAGGATGCAGCCACTGAGGAGAACTTTACACAGCTGCCATGTGTCGAGAATGACATTCCGGTGGCTCCTGATGGACCGACGCAGGGAGAAACTCTTGAAAATGACCATGCACTCAATCTCCTCGATTGTATGCTTCTGTCTCCTGCGTCTCAGATTGAGCTCCAGAGTGTCGGGGATGGGTTCCAATTGTTCCTGGAACATTTTGAGCCAGAGACTGTCGCAGTACATACAGAGACTGATGAATCCAGAAAGCCTCTGAGTTTAGAAGAATCACAGCAGCTCATCATCAAGCTATTTGACAACCCTTCACTGACAGGGAACATCATGGTCGGGACTCAACAGGGTCACGAAATAAAAGCTAGTTCCTCCAAGCCTCTGAGCAAATACATTCAGTTACCTTCTACTGCCGAGAGAGGCAACTCCAGTCAGACAATGGCGATCGGGACCTTGAAACAAGAGGTCGAGGTCCAAATAACAATGGGACATCTTGAAATTCCCACCTCTGTGGCAGTCGATGTCAAGGATGAACCCCAGCTGCCCCTCACCATCCAGAGTCAGAAAATAACACAAGTGGCCATTGCCCACGTTGTACATAATCACATGTTAGAAGCAGAGCCGCCAAGTCTACAGAGTCGAGACAAAGCTCTCCAACTACCATCTGAGAACGATCTTAACTCCTCTGCTGGACACTTGTGGAGCTTTAAGGAAGAGGCTCTGGCTCTGCACAGCCAGAAAATGAGAGTGTCCCTTCAGTCTCTGAGTAAGGAAAACCTGTCTGGACAGTTGCCACATTTCGAGTGTCTCTCCTCTGCAGAATATTCAAGAGAGGAAGACCTCCTCCAGTGCCTCAGCTTTGGTGACGAACTGCAATTGTCTCCGGATTTTAACGCTGGAAGATCGTGA
- the LOC133630348 gene encoding putative transcription factor SOX-14 isoform X2, with product MHPIRPDCHSRPMLPTFPLGPRFPQPTTMMNTPNMYNVPQQIRPPVHLNSHANFHNPSQQLPHQWPVQNVLGPHPQQMMRAPSGMMMTPGTPQMVPVGFMNGEILFEQVHPLMSAAPPQNLFTSINARKTEHVRERPYIKKPPNAFMLFANKYREIVTMQLEKRDSASVHVALGKMWKLLPQADRDKYYEEADAQKRRHAQQYPRWSTCENYGKRRKRRKSKLPSSVSIQTGMMASEELDSSSATTGADTPETMQYNSQSLSALSSDESEDAATEENFTQLPCVENDIPVAPDGPTQGETLENDHALNLLDCMLLSPASQIELQSVGDGFQLFLEHFEPETVAVHTETDESRKPLSLEESQQLIIKLFDNPSLTGNIMVGTQQGHEIKASSSKPLSKYIQLPSTAERGNSSQTMAIGTLKQEVEVQITMGHLEIPTSVAVDVKDEPQLPLTIQSQKITQVAIAHVVHNHMLEAEPPSLQSRDKALQLPSENDLNSSAGHLWSFKEEALALHSQKMRVSLQSLSKENLSGQLPHFECLSSAEYSREEDLLQCLSFGDELQLSPDFNAGRS from the exons ATGCACCCGATCAGGCCAGACTGTCATTCTCGGCCTATGCTACCCACGTTCCCTTTGGGGCCCCGCTTTCCACAGCCGACTACAATGATGAACACCCCCAACATGTACAATGTACCACAGCAAATTAGGCCGCCAGTGCACCTCAATAGTCACGCAAATTTTCACAATCCCAGCCAG CAACTGCCGCATCAATGGCCCGTGCAAAACGTCCTAGGACCACACCCTCAGCAAATG ATGAGGGCCCCGTCAGGAATGATGATGACGCCTGGGACCCCTCAAATGGTTCCTGTTGGATTCAT GAATGGAGAAATTTTGTTTGAGCAGGTACACCCCTTAATGTCTGCAGCACCTCCCCAAAACCTCTTCACGTCAAT TAATGCAAGGAAGACTGAACACGTGCGGGAGCGACCGTATATTAAGAAGCCGCCAAATGCTTTTATGTTGTTTGCAAATAAGTACAGAGAAATAGTCACCATGCAACTGGAAAAGAGAGACAGCGCATCTGTTCATGTGGCCCTTGGTAAAATG TGGAAGTTGCTCCCGCAGGCAGACAGGGACAAATATTATGAGGAAGCCGATGCTCAGAAGCGACGTCACGCACAACAGTATCCTCGCTGGTCCACCTGTGAAAACTAC GGGAAACGCAGGAAGCGGCGGAAAAGTAAACTTCCATCCAGTGTTTCAA TCCAGACAGGCATGATGGCATCGGAAGAATTAGACTCTTCTTCAGCCACGACTGGTGCAGACACTCCAGAGACCATGCAGTACAACTCCCAGTCTCTTTCTGCCCTGAGTTCTGACGAGTCTGAGGATGCAGCCACTGAGGAGAACTTTACACAGCTGCCATGTGTCGAGAATGACATTCCGGTGGCTCCTGATGGACCGACGCAGGGAGAAACTCTTGAAAATGACCATGCACTCAATCTCCTCGATTGTATGCTTCTGTCTCCTGCGTCTCAGATTGAGCTCCAGAGTGTCGGGGATGGGTTCCAATTGTTCCTGGAACATTTTGAGCCAGAGACTGTCGCAGTACATACAGAGACTGATGAATCCAGAAAGCCTCTGAGTTTAGAAGAATCACAGCAGCTCATCATCAAGCTATTTGACAACCCTTCACTGACAGGGAACATCATGGTCGGGACTCAACAGGGTCACGAAATAAAAGCTAGTTCCTCCAAGCCTCTGAGCAAATACATTCAGTTACCTTCTACTGCCGAGAGAGGCAACTCCAGTCAGACAATGGCGATCGGGACCTTGAAACAAGAGGTCGAGGTCCAAATAACAATGGGACATCTTGAAATTCCCACCTCTGTGGCAGTCGATGTCAAGGATGAACCCCAGCTGCCCCTCACCATCCAGAGTCAGAAAATAACACAAGTGGCCATTGCCCACGTTGTACATAATCACATGTTAGAAGCAGAGCCGCCAAGTCTACAGAGTCGAGACAAAGCTCTCCAACTACCATCTGAGAACGATCTTAACTCCTCTGCTGGACACTTGTGGAGCTTTAAGGAAGAGGCTCTGGCTCTGCACAGCCAGAAAATGAGAGTGTCCCTTCAGTCTCTGAGTAAGGAAAACCTGTCTGGACAGTTGCCACATTTCGAGTGTCTCTCCTCTGCAGAATATTCAAGAGAGGAAGACCTCCTCCAGTGCCTCAGCTTTGGTGACGAACTGCAATTGTCTCCGGATTTTAACGCTGGAAGATCGTGA